A stretch of the Ipomoea triloba cultivar NCNSP0323 chromosome 16, ASM357664v1 genome encodes the following:
- the LOC116007918 gene encoding probable aspartyl aminopeptidase: MEFVPCWSFQALVDSTSSENSLQDETGVRMVALFDHEEVGSNSAQGAGSPVMLDALSRITSSFDSDSKLVTKAIQKSLLVSADMAHALHPNYMDKHEDNHQPKIHGGLVIKHNANQRYATNAVTSFIFREIAAKHNIPVQVS; encoded by the exons ATGGAATTTGTACCTTGTTGGTCTTTTCAGGCATTGGTAGATTCAACCTCTTCTGAGAACAGTCTACAGGATGAAACTGGTGTAAGAATGGTGGCTTTGTTTGATCATGAGGAGGTTGGGTCCAATTCAGCCCAAGGAGCTGGATCCCCTGTCATgctagatgctctctctcgaaTTACAAGTTCCTTTGACTCTGACTCGAAG TTGGTCACAAAAGCAATCCAAAAGAGTTTGCTAGTCTCTGCTGACATGGCACATGCCTTACATCCCAATTATATG gATAAGCATGAAGATAACCATCAGCCAAAAATTCATGGCGGGCTTGTGATTAAACACAATGCAAATCAACGATATGCAACCAATGCTGTGACTTCGTTCATTTTCAGGGAAATAGCTGCCAAACACAACATTCCTGTTCAGGTGAGTTGA